One Acropora palmata chromosome 2, jaAcrPala1.3, whole genome shotgun sequence genomic window, tcccaaggaaaataattttgtttttgttgttctcgAGTCTCGGTGTTTCCCGTACATTCGGTATACTATTCAACGCGATTCTCCATGGGAATGGACGCAAAATGTTTAGATTCAAGCAGACTTAGATGATAAAAAGGTTCCTCGGGGAACAACCTCTAACACTGAAAAACCCCTAAACTTCCCAAGAATGTCTTAATCAGTTGACGACCATTTGAAAAACGAAGTATCAATTATCCTCAAAGACATATCTAGTTTACTTTTTAGAATATCATCGTATACATTATTTCATCCAGATTCTGATCTGGTTGCAGTTAAAGAAGCCTTGGTGAAAGTAACCGCGCACAACAAAAGCGATAACAACAGCCTAAAGGACTTCGATACAGGGACTGGTAAATGAGCTGCGATACGAACTTATATCATGATACATACTGTTGTTCTTTTAGGAGTTTTGAAATCAGGTATAACAGCAAGATAATTTCTAATTCAGGCAAATAGCTAGGTTCGCCAAATACCATTCCATGTAAGGTAGATTATTGATAATTCCCGAAGTACCCAGGTGGACAATGAAACATTGTTTGACCTTCCACACGATCTGGAATAAAAGGTTTTGGTCTGAAATAAGTTTCTCGgtccatattttcttttcgtcTCGGTGCTAACTGACACAACGCAAGGATAGGTGGGCGGGGCTGCCCCGCTGAGCAAAGGACGCGTAGCACTGTTTCCCAGCGAACCTTAGATTTGACTACTCACAAATATGTTTATTTTGTATCTATCTTGTACTAACTTTTGTGCAACGATTTAAGATTGTAGTTGTGACCAAGgtggtttctttttccttctcatGTAGATGACGAGTTCATTGCTGGAAAACATTCGTCAGAGTCACTAAATACTCCACAAAAGGCTCTTGTAAATGGTAAGAATTGTCGATTGCCAACATggaacaaagagaaaaatatcttCAGACAGGATTAGTTGCTGGTGAAAACTGGGGAAATCTGACGCCAATTTGGACCTATCCGTGCCCGTCGTTACAAATACTTCCcttattttacatttcaaaaagAACATTATTTGTACTTTCTGTAGGGCCAATTCAAGATCTGTATCCTAATGACCTACTTGGTGGAACGACGATTACGAGCTCCAATTTACATACCCGTCTCAAGAAACCTCGTTGGCATAAACCTTTTCAGAAGGTTGCAAAACTTGCAAAGGTTCCCGCGCTCAGCCAGCTGAGACTGAGGCTGAAAGATAATTCAAGCAACACCTCACTTCCAACCGACGATGATATAAGAGATCTCACATGTAAGTATACCTAAACCACTTGCGCGTGGTCGGGAAAGCGGATAGACTGCCAGAAACGTTTGTCATGAAATAAACCTTCTTGATTGTTATcaagatgaagaaaaaaaatatggtactgaaaattaattaattctaCGTTGCATCGGTTTGTGCTCAAAAACAGCGACTGTTTTTTCTAATAATAAGAGACCTTACGCAACAAGACGGTTGGtagactcaggacggcagaatgacgaaaatcTGTTGCGCGAAACTGAGAATTGCCGGTTCAGGcacgacattttttcgtcattctgccgtcctgagtcttccagccgtcctgttgagtaagctccctaatatcaaCCCCATGAGAACATTAAAGTAGACCTAACGTACGTTATAATTGTCAACGGTTTAACGTTTGACATCAACAGAACCTCTATAGCCAAGCCTCACTTGGATGTTTCACTAGGTTTTACGGGGCTGAAGTGAATTTGGAGGGAATACGAGCAATGTATAGGTTCCGTCTATTCACGTAAATGTTCTGTACAGCCAGTCATTTTGCACACCTTTAGATTTCGATAACCGACAGTATGACCGTCCATTTCAGTATTGAAATTTCTGGTTTCTAatgaaactgtggtgctgcgtcggtgggagagtgaaacatgaaaatttggttttatcaaacgagttgatgaaggtCGAATATCCACCgtgaaaaatttggaaagctgacacTTCGAGCATTAGGCTTTCGCCAGAACGAATGGCGACGGACTGATGGCGCGGGCTAACGCTCGGCGAAATATCAGCTacccaaatctttcacggtggtagttcgacctttatcagctcgtttgataaaaccaaattttcacatttcagTATTAGATCGCATACGTGGAACATCCTATATGTTGCGTTCCGTCAAGGAAATTTTGTTTACATCGCGGTTAATATTTGTTCAATAGTCGTACGCTCAAGGCTACCCTGAACCCATTCATAACATTGTATTTTCTAACAGGCAAATCCTTTCTTGTGGAAATCAAGACTGGAAAACCATGGGATaatgatttccttttttcttcaaatgagAACTATCAATCCACCAGGCGTGAAATGGAGGTCAAGGTAAAGCATATTTAACCTTAACGTGTTTCGGCATTATTCTCAAAAGCACCAAGTCTTTATCCTTGTTCATTTAATTACGAATCGTTTTTGGTTCATTGCCAAAGCAGTTACCTCCCTTGCACCTCTTCCCGGTATTGTATAATGAGTAGCATTTCGGTAATAAAGGCCAGACAACTTATGGGATGGACTCGGGACGAAGGTAAAGAATAAAATGCCATTAACGTTGCAAATcgtcaaaaaaggaaaagaaattttttacaGGAGGAAGGCTTTCTTAGCATtcgaaaaattattcaaatggTCTAGCTTTCTAGAAAATCTTTTAGTTACATGTAGAGCCTTGACTTCTTATATCTATAGGTTTTCACCTACTATGCATCACAAGAAATGAGAATTTTCTTCACTTGAATTTCCCTGAAATCTCTGAAGTAACTGTAACCGCGTAGAGAAGTAACTAACTCAGACCGCCTTGAGCGCTTGATGAAATTGCACAAATGGGGCTTACACACGTCTAGCTGGGTCAAGTCGACAGTGTTTCGTCTACTACCCGTATTCAGTTGTATACCCATATTTTTATACACGCGAGGCCGCTAGTGTGCGCGGCCACTGGGCCAGAAAGCCTGTGGGGCaagtaaattaaattgttttcacaCCCTCTAGCTAATAACTTGTAAATTGaagtttgttcctttttttcttttgagataCTTAACATATTCGAGGATGACAAAGATTTTCGTGGAGCATATTTTACCAAATTCAGGTGGGTAAGACTTGGGTTTCTTGGTGCAACCATTATATTTgttcaataattgttgtttttccgGCGAAATAAGGCCAAgaagttaaaaaaggaagtaaCCTGTCATTTAGCGCCGTTGCAAGCAGACTTTTTAGTATCCAGACAATTTAACTCTTACTTTGCATAAATTGAGAGGAATTAAAGGGGTACATCATCGGTTGAATTATTGATAAAGCAAACAAAGGAAGGCTGCTGCAGCTAAGCCGCGGGCAAGTCGCTGTAGTGTCGTATTGGCTAGGAATTTTGCTTGATGGTCTTAGTTAGCCCCCAGAAGTAGCagtgcaaacaaaagaaaacgtgaTATAATGAAGGAAGCGTTTAATTTGTGTAGGAATCAcgtgatttcgagtgcaatttggaataaataatgtttcaaagactaacaaaatgcAAGTGCAATTTACAAATACGACAAAATATAACGGTCACCTCTTCAAAATGGCTGGCTACTTTCCTCCGGCTTCAAGGTGTCGCACATATCTAAACGAATAAATTAAAGatgtattattttttagttCGGCAGAGGAGCCTGGAGGTGTCAAAGCATACTTTATCTTACGTTTCCGAGCTGTTGGAAAATTCCTTCGGAAACTAATTGATCAACTTGGACAGGGAAATGTTCCTGCGGCAGGTAAATTATTGTAGACAGGGACTTTTTCCAGTCTTACTCAGTTCCTAGCTTATTAAATGCTGGTCATGAGAAAAAAGAGAGTTTAGTCATCTTTTTCCAGTATAATGATGTTTACTGAGAGTATCGATTGGTTCTTCTCTCATTGACATGGGATCTACAATATAGGAAAAAGACagttgcaaaaatctcaactTTACTGACTTGAAAATGTAGTATCTTCCAGATTAATGTTTCCTTCCTCTTCCGCAATTTTATAATTGAAGATTCCGCTTCCCGCACTTTTTATGCCAATAATTGAACAGTTGGTAAAGATAAGATAGAGTCAAGGCAAGAAAAAAGGTAATTGGAGTAGAGTaatcaaggaaagaaaataattaaatgagATTTTACATAGGACTTGCAGactactgaaaaaaaaaaaacgcaaaagacattaaaagaaaaaacatacaGGCAACGTCACACTTTGGAGTTGTTCATTGTTTCAGTTTGATAATCAACTTTTGCCCTAAAAATCCAatgtcaaatttaaaatttggagGGCTTTGTTTGGGACTTGAAACCATtgaagtaaaacaaaatttactaAGAAGGAATTATTGAACACGTTGAAGGATTTGATTTACAGGTTGTTACATGGATACCCCTGCTACTGTTCAGTGTCCAGGAGTCTGCCCACAGTCATGTGCGCCTTCGTGTCGGTCATCTTGTTGTCAGCAGTATGCTTCAATAATTCCGGTCACTCAACAGCAAGTCGTCTCAGCACCAGTACCTCAGTGTTCAAGTCCATGTCCGCAATCATGTGCGCCCTCGTGCCAATCGTCTTGTTGTCAGCAATTCATTTCTTCTTCGGTAACTCCACAACAGCCACTCCCTAACTTAGCTACTCAGTGTCCAAACCCATGCCCACGGTCATGTGCGCCTGCATGCAATTCGTCCTGTTGTCAGCAGTCTCTTTCTGATTCCAATCCCCAGCAGTTGCTCAACCAACCAGCATTGACACAGCGTCTACGAATCACTATGTCTCAGCCCCAGTTAATCATCGAACAGCCAACGCAATCAGAATGGAACTCACAGCCACTTCGTCAAGCTTACGTTCCCCAGTCCACCTTCCCACATGCCGCGCAAAATCTCGGATTCTCTGGTTCTCAATGTCCAACGGGTTGTTCTGATAACTGTGCACCTGGCTGTTCTCCATcttgttgccatttttttgaCTCCTCCAGTAGAATAGGCAATGTCAAAGATAAGTTGGTGAAGCAGAGTCTTCAAGAAGAGAAgcattaatattaaaaaaaaatagaatattGGGCCTCGATAACTGTGACTTAAGCGGAAACCAATTATAAAGTCCCATAAGTGCGGGAAAAtgaattataataatgattgCAGAAGactaattattaattattgttgataGCAATAACTTAATTCTTACGTTGAATCATAACTGAAACACAACCACTCGTATTGCATTAAACTTATCTAAATCCAGCAGCAACCGCCTCATTGGTATAACAACTACCTACCTAAATTAAACGATAATACTAAACTGATTTACTTATTACTTCACTGTGATATTTAACAGCCAAACAGTCCAGTTCCTTTCCTGATTTCTTTAAGTCCTCTGAATATCTTGCCCAACGTACCAAAACACGTATTCCACTAACCTTACTCCATAGGACGCCTCGCTTGTTACCTTTTTGGGTGTCAAGGCATATGTTGCTTTTACCTAATTTCTTgctgtttctttccttttgcaGCTAAGTTTACAGTCAACGCAACTCTCCGTTTCTCTGAGTAACACTTCACAGAAGCCCACACCAACTCTCCCAACTCTTCGTCAACACCAGACGAACACCGCCATTGACAAACGGGTTTTGTCCTTGAACCTTGGTCGGTGTTTGCTAATAACTTTCAACATGGAAACTGTGTTCTCTGCCCTCAGGCCTTTCGACTCCTATTCTCAATTCTTCTCTCTAAGTCACCTTCCTTTCCGTCAACCAAATGTTCGTACGAAATTTGCAGTTATATACGCGTAATAAATGAGTAACGATTAACACATTACATACATACTTGTTGTAAAACACGGTTCCTTATCCTagactcttgttcttcggccatcgaagtttcataagaaaaaaaaatacacaaggCGGTGATGAACTTTGTGAAGCAATGTATGTGCAGTTCAAGTAAtttgacttgacgtttcgttcGTTGCAACCAGCGTacagttttcaaaagtatccTTTATTTTCTGAACAACTGAAATAGCGAGAGATCTGGGTGTGACTACATTAACAGTGACATAAACGGTGACAACTTGTCACCGGTTAAAGTAGTATTTAGGGGCGGGCTAAGTTCCTACAAAACAAGGTTTCTTCCATCTTGCAGTGGTAATCAATCTTTCTTACGGCACCTTATATTCCTGCATTTGCGCTagatcaatttttaacgcTAGGACCATATGAAATACTAAGACAGAAGAACGAAAAGGAGAAAAGCTAAATTAAAACGCAACAACGAATAGAAAATTCTTTTACATCCCGCCACCCCCCCACCCCCAAAAAAATCTCTGCCATATTTGGCAGTCGGCATGCGCAGGCTTTCAACTGAAAACCGCTGGCCTTAGTTAGCCTTAAAATTTGGCGGGACAGCCAAGATAGTTTGGTCCCTGAAGACAACGTGACAGATGCAAATTTACTTCCTAAATATCTgacaagtgaaaaaatttggtttgatAAGAAGGCCGAGCGAGTTGAACATTCCACTGGACTAGATATCATGCTGAAGTTACAACAGGTAATATTTTCCTGCACACGTGGATTTCCACCCGATATTTTCTTCGCTATTCCAAACAGAGATCGGCTCAAGGCCCTCCATAGCGAACATACACATACTTGTTCCATTATTACGTATAAGCTTGTTAATATTGCTTATAACTGTGTTTTTTATCAAGTTGTAGTGAGTATACCTCGTTGCAACGATGTGGGGACTTATCCAACAGTTATTTGATCAAATATAATGGTTGCGAGCCATGGAATAAAATGAAGGGTTGCACTGGGTCAAGAATTTCAGAAGGTGTGAAACAATCCATATTgagtatttttaaattttaggtCCTGTTTAATTTGagctacaataataatttaattgttgACGGTAGATGGTTAATTATTAAGAATTTTTGAGGCATTAGTTTCAATTTTCATGAGTATTTTAAGGTAATGGAttacattttattattattattttagagTGTTTTTAATGGAAAAGCATTACACAATTAATAATAGACAGGATGAAAGCACATTACCGTATGCATAGTAGATGTATATGTGATACTTTTTAAGAAATAAGAACAGTACATATCTTTGCATACTGTATTAATATATTATACACAGGGCTGGCAAGATGCAATTGACGCTGGCTAGTTTGTCTTGTTCATTCTTTCagtaaaaacagaaaatgaatgAGAGCAAAGGAAATATGCGGGGCTGGTTACTTTGACAAATTCCTTTCTACCTGAATTATTGTTAACATATGCTGTATTCATGGACACACGTATCcaatttttttgtggaaaCATACAGCATTAGATCTGTTTTCTCTAAAGTATCTTATGTTTTGCAGTACTGCTTTATTTATGAAAAAGGGAGTCTCAACATGGTGACTTTTCTGAGGAGTTTTTACGCCCCCCTGAAACACGGTGTTATTGAGGAACAACACAACCAAACTCCCTCACACTCTAAGTCAGGAATACTCATTGCTTTGAATGTAAATTtctgtttgaaaagaaaagtcttAGCAAAACTGACTCATCTGATTCAGAGCAGCATTGAATAAATACCGGACTAATTACAATGAGCAATTATTCTTTCCAGCTCCACAGCTAATAATAGTTATCACACTAGTAAAAATCATGGATCAGGGAAGTGTGTTCAACAGTAGGCAATTGGAGGgactggtttttctttttggggtGCTTTTTAAATTTCCTCTAATTACTTCTTTTGTCAGTGGGTATGTGGCAAAGGACTAGGAGGTAGATGAAATCTTTGCAAAGAGGAAATAATAACATTCTCTGGGAATAAAGTGTAAACAGCAACTCTATTATTTTCTGAGAACGACTTTGCCTAATACAGAACATCAAGAAATGGCGAGGGCTAAAGACTGtgactcatttcattcaaacatCATGAGTAGTCAGTTGGCACTGAAAAGCATGATGAAGAATACCATAATTTGTTGAATTAAACTGTTTAAGTCAGAAAGGAGACTGAATCATTTTTTCCTAACATTACAACAAGGTTAGTAATTATAACTAcaatattaattaaataaaaaaatgcaaaacatcaAATTATGTAAGCAAGTTTTAAACTACACCTTCATTTTTGCAACTTTCCACACATGTTAATGTGTTGTTTGATGTCAATATATGAGATAAAGGTATATGGGAAATGTATTTAACAAGGccttaaattattttgttttcaaacaaaatcacTTATAAATATCTTTCTACACTTTGATGGTAATTACATAGTGAAAAAGCTCAAAAGACCTCAAACAATTTAATTAAGAAGAAAATTGCTAGGATGAGCTGCTTATGTCTTTGCAAACTCAAACAGCAACTCCAATTTCGCACAACATCTATTTAAACATGACTGGTATGGCTTGCTTgtagaaaaattaaatgtgtGGCATCACTTTGTgctttgaataataatattattcatttACTTCTGTAACTTTGTAACTGGATGCATCATATGAAAATGTTagaattttgtttgtattcAGATTCAGTATTGTAAAAGTGATTGATTTTTCACTTGCAGAGTTCATGTTGACTGATACTTTAAGGGCAGTTATTAGTTGCATTACTTGGTGACTGTGAAGTGTCAGACAGTGCTTAAGCAAGGGATCACTTGTGCTTTGAACAGCAATTATCCAGTTGCACTTTTAAGAGCCACATGAAGCTACAATTTGCACTGCCTTGTACTGTTGGCATTCACCAAGGAAGTCATCATCTGAGCAGGGAATAATGTTTTGTTACACGATAATAATATGTGTAATGTTAAACTGGTTCCTTGTTGTACACCTCTGATTTTACCAGTTTTTGATGCAGTTTCTGGATGTGAGTCATCTACCTCTGCCAGTGGTTGGTCATGCATGTTCaacatatttaaaaattaaagttgtCTGCACTTACCAATGTCAATGCATGCTCTTTTAAGGGTTACACCTTGGCTCGTGTACTGTTATTGCCCATGAAGCAAGTTTTAAGGCAGTTGATGTCTCTCATGGACACCATCAAATGTGTTGCAAGTTATTGTCATTGAACATACTGGTACACGAACTGGAATATTATTAATAGATGGGCCTCTAAAGTTgtcaaatttaacaataaatttaacaataactGCAATAGGTAAGTCAGGAGGTTGGTGATTGGTAGCATAATATTCAGTATAGAGCAATACCAGTTGCtccaaatactttttttttactagttGACCCTAACGGGAATTGCCATGATTCTTCATGGATCACCTCTTGAAGTAATTCTTTGCCATCAGCTTTTTTCGAAATGAATAGCTCAGGCTTGGCAGACATCTGAACAAAGAATTGTGTAAAAATCGAAAAGAGCCCACATCTGCGTGCGCCTGTGAAATCTCGAACTGGAAATCGTCCTGATGTCTTAAATGATGCAAGCTGCTCACCAAACCAGTTCAAGATTAAGTTTAATCTGTTCTTTCGGATTTGTCCATAGTTCTTTATCTTGTTTAtcttttgttgattttgtgcaTTTGGTAAAACGGCTTTCCcgtgaaggagaagaaaaaaactattaCCACGCGTGACCTATGCAGAGACTCGAGGATAACTAAGCAGTTCTGTTATTAGCACAAAAAACGTAAACAACCGCTACAATGTTATGGAACTTTTCTGATCAGTTAGTGGTCAGGCTTACATcaatatacacttaatgtatggtctcGAGGggaacagttagttttgttttcccgagagtcctaatgtttccctcgacttcgtctcgggaaacattaggactcgagggaaaacgaaactaactagtttcccgagggaccatacattaagtgctttgttatatatttagactttcccttaaacaatcatagaggaacaacaaaaaaaaattaaagacgGCAGAACAATAGTCAATCCTGCTGAATGAGTAAGTCTTAACTTAAAAACGTTTCgaagtacatgaaaaagtaatagctaatataataatatgcttttataatctcaataagaaataaaaactcactaggaattataaaaatcgacagtaacattaattatttgcTCCACAACTTCcctctttgctatgagatgcgaaattcaaaagtcaagctgacgtgagcacgagctgaagatcacgtcatttttaatttagtcatgcaatgatcacgtgcgacgcgcggacaacaactgctcaattgtatcccgatcgggatacatttgaatttgatcaggggcacgtgaccaagaatcaaccaatcacaatgctcgtttagCTGAGTGAAAGTCAAGGTATATAACAAGAAAGATTGTTGACAACTAGTACAATGGATTCCAATGGAAAGACCCTATCAGGGAAACT contains:
- the LOC141873142 gene encoding uncharacterized protein LOC141873142, whose translation is MGVRLFPWTPTIYLILLFAAEKTFSVSKGNCVDFNFEDGVASLSKWTKTGHAFDDQPTFGDNAHTRDPLLHSNVQGDWWIGTFENRSSPFADGGYMTGDYPTGTLTSPTFPISSPKMSFLLGGGCAPGQIRVELLVDGKVVRQTFADDCRDRMRRKGWDVKPFKNKLGQIRLVDASRMGHINFDDFTCVGQVNGFNAVDKSLVNVQPKGKLRNDKNQNIVKTGTVKEALVKVTAHNKSDNNSLKDFDTGTDDEFIAGKHSSESLNTPQKALVNGPIQDLYPNDLLGGTTITSSNLHTRLKKPRWHKPFQKVAKLAKVPALSQLRLRLKDNSSNTSLPTDDDIRDLTCKSFLVEIKTGKPWDNDFLFSSNENYQSTRREMEVKILNIFEDDKDFRGAYFTKFSSAEEPGGVKAYFILRFRAVGKFLRKLIDQLGQGNVPAAGCYMDTPATVQCPGVCPQSCAPSCRSSCCQQYASIIPVTQQQVVSAPVPQCSSPCPQSCAPSCQSSCCQQFISSSVTPQQPLPNLATQCPNPCPRSCAPACNSSCCQQSLSDSNPQQLLNQPALTQRLRITMSQPQLIIEQPTQSEWNSQPLRQAYVPQSTFPHAAQNLGFSGSQCPTGCSDNCAPGCSPSCCHFFDSSSRIGNVKDKLVKQSLQEEKH